CGGAATACTTTCTCTTTCACCAATTGTGTACTACTTGAGTTTTTCGGCTATATTTGTATTTATTACAATAAGAGTAATAGAAAAAAGACGTTGGAGTAAGGGGTGATAAAAGTGGGCAAATTTAAATTTTTAAATAAAAGGTCTCTTAAATATGGGACAAATTCTATAGTTTTAATTGTTGTTGTCGTAGCAATAGCAATTGTCATAAACCTACTTGTTGGAATGGGTAATTTCAGATTTGATTTGACTGCTGATAAATTATACAGCTTGAGCGATCAAAGTAAAGATATTGTAAAGAAAATCAAGAAAGATGTAACAATATACGGCTTGTTTGACAATGCTACTATTCCCGGTGGTTCCGAATACAGGGAGATCACAAATCTTATTAATGAATACAAGGGTTTGGGAGTAAAGGTTAAATATGTAGACCCTGATAAGGATCCGGGTACAATAACATCTCTTGACCCGCAAAAGACAATGGGACTTACAAAGGGTGATTTCGTTGTAAAATCAGGTAATAAGGTAAGAAAACTCGAAGCTCAGGAGCTTTATGGTCAAGCCAATCAACAGTACGGAAGAATGTATAGTGCAGAACCACTGATAACAGGAGCTATCAAGTTTGTAACTTCAGATGTCACTCCCGTTGCATATTTTGTTGAAGGGCATAATGAAATTCCTTTGACTGAAGATCTTAACCAGGTTTCAAAAATACTGCAAAGCAATAACCTGGAAGTGAAGAGCCTTTCATTACTCACAGAGAAAAAGGTTCCCGACGACTGCCAACTGTTAGTATTTGTTTCTCCTCAAAAGGATTTGACGGATGAAGAAAAAATAAAGCTTGATGCATACATTAAAAAGGGCGGTAAAGCTGTATTCCTGTTTGATTCTCTTGAATCAAGTGAAAAGTTAGCTAATTTTGAAGATTCTTTAAGCTACTTTAACATAGGAATCAACTATGATAAGGTTAAGGAAAATGATTCAAGCAAACATTTACCGAACGATAATTATGCACTTATAGCCAGCTTGGAAAACAATGATATAAACAAAGTATTTTCAGGTGCAAATTATGCTGTATTTATGCCAGACTCAAGAAGTATCAATATCTTAAAAAATCAAAAAGACTGGCTGACTAATACTCCGCTTATTACAACGACAGATAAGGCAGAGTCTAATGACATAGTTGGAGGAAAGATAAACAAGGGACCGTTTAACCTCGCCGTAGCAGCTGAGGTAAGCGGAGGCAGTAAAGTATTGGTATTTGGTAATAGTAAATTCCTTAGTGACAGAGCTTTATCAAGTCAGTACGGTACTTACTTCCAATACGGCACAAATTATTTCCTCACAACAGTAGTTAACTGGATGCAGGATAAAACCAACGAGGAGACTATTTCGGGCAAACTAGTTACCGCTAAGGCATTAACCGTAACAGAAAGCCAGACTAAAGTTCTTTCCATTGTTCTTATAGGTGTGATCCCTCTGGCAATCCTTGGCTGCGGTTTGTTCGTTTGGTCAAGAAGGAGGCACTTGTAAAATATGAAGTTATATAGAAATGCAATTATATTGGTTGTAGTTCTGGGACTTCTGGTTGGAGCGTATTTTTTCATCAACAACAAGAAATCCGGAACTACTGACCCTGCAAGTCAAACCACGGAGACTGCCAAATCTATAAAGGTAAACGAAATGGATTCTGAGAAAATAAGTTCAATCGAGTACTCGAGCTCTCAAGGCCAGTTTACGCTTAAAAAGAAGGGTGAAACCTGGGTAATGGACCCTGCATTCGAACTGCCACTGGATAAAAACACAATAGACAATACTGTAAGCAGTCTGGCTGATATGGAGGCAAACAAAGTTGTTGCTGAGAATGCAGACCGTTTAGCTGATTTTGGTCTTGATAAACCGTCTATGGTGAAAGTGGTATTATCTGATGGAAGCTCAAAAGAAATTGAAGTTGGATCAAAATCGCCTACCGGGGAAGACGTTTACGTCAAGCTCAAAGGTCAGCCAAAGGTATATACTGTCGGTGGGTATTATGAAGATATGTTAAAACCAAACAGAGCACATTATGCCTCAAAGCAAATACTTCCCGTCGAAGCAACCACTATAAAGAAGTTTGAATATAAAAAAGACGGAAAGATACAGTATTCAGTTGATATTGAATCTGAGTCCGAAATGAAATTAGTAGCTCCCATTAAAGAGGAAGCAGATACAACAAAGTTCAGTCAGTTGATACAGACAGTTGTACAGTTATCAATTGCAGATATTGTTGAGGAAAACCCAACAGACCTTACTAAATACGGTCTTGACAAGCCTGCATTTGAAGTAACCTATGGTGACGGCAAGACTACTAAAACAATATT
This genomic stretch from Ruminiclostridium cellulolyticum H10 harbors:
- a CDS encoding GldG family protein: MGKFKFLNKRSLKYGTNSIVLIVVVVAIAIVINLLVGMGNFRFDLTADKLYSLSDQSKDIVKKIKKDVTIYGLFDNATIPGGSEYREITNLINEYKGLGVKVKYVDPDKDPGTITSLDPQKTMGLTKGDFVVKSGNKVRKLEAQELYGQANQQYGRMYSAEPLITGAIKFVTSDVTPVAYFVEGHNEIPLTEDLNQVSKILQSNNLEVKSLSLLTEKKVPDDCQLLVFVSPQKDLTDEEKIKLDAYIKKGGKAVFLFDSLESSEKLANFEDSLSYFNIGINYDKVKENDSSKHLPNDNYALIASLENNDINKVFSGANYAVFMPDSRSINILKNQKDWLTNTPLITTTDKAESNDIVGGKINKGPFNLAVAAEVSGGSKVLVFGNSKFLSDRALSSQYGTYFQYGTNYFLTTVVNWMQDKTNEETISGKLVTAKALTVTESQTKVLSIVLIGVIPLAILGCGLFVWSRRRHL
- a CDS encoding DUF4340 domain-containing protein encodes the protein MKLYRNAIILVVVLGLLVGAYFFINNKKSGTTDPASQTTETAKSIKVNEMDSEKISSIEYSSSQGQFTLKKKGETWVMDPAFELPLDKNTIDNTVSSLADMEANKVVAENADRLADFGLDKPSMVKVVLSDGSSKEIEVGSKSPTGEDVYVKLKGQPKVYTVGGYYEDMLKPNRAHYASKQILPVEATTIKKFEYKKDGKIQYSVDIESESEMKLVAPIKEEADTTKFSQLIQTVVQLSIADIVEENPTDLTKYGLDKPAFEVTYGDGKTTKTILFGDKADKGESSSSKGGNIFYAKYPDTKVVFTVDVSQLTFLDVKLQDVISPFVYIPNINEVNKVELSIDGKTIISDIKTVEGKKEEDKFKVDGKDANMKDSSDRSLFKAFYQAMIGITFNKYQPDLKPQGTPEITIKYYMKPDNKVVTVDYIPKDNNYYYAVKDGVYTNRIVLKDKFNEEEGVRDTYKKLKDAIDKAK